From Syngnathus typhle isolate RoL2023-S1 ecotype Sweden linkage group LG13, RoL_Styp_1.0, whole genome shotgun sequence, a single genomic window includes:
- the LOC133165810 gene encoding espin-like protein, with translation MASSSSPIAPERQMTGSVQYIHTASSVMTSFNQLKPPEPDLTLMSHIKSIKSLRRAGLTTAIFTGQTKVPPEEPLMDAILADTEALVPTHDEDGRPIAEWKRQVMVTWMQTQLREDHPCKRDLMRPEWPPVHGWKFSQSHNALLGPFGELLTEEDLLYLQKQIELLCLQKRQRAYELELTRLMKELRSVLPDQIVNISWNQEALRQLDQQGSRALPLWCGRISEIIRTVSLMVANLTQTTTEAGMKGPQGSRDGLEVDQLKKMLPEPNGHQSVSISGHHLDSNRERAEKEIRQSGVSVKNLRANFEGQIGATYPFAGVVPVSLALKDKLVGMNEPKGDVTLSSVSPVRETTSLRKERIVVLFLSYWKRSAAAISNRAAVRNAEWPGGQQESPSLFRLCQKRSAVDKMLTSWKKKLQLRAAQTFPVTSSESPVRVFSPEQFLSETAASHDGLTLELFILGYVNILEQELSPLERKMRHLLCFEVFDHLGTFPWETVREFHKVVLEEIRAGRRCWSDGFDDIKRRFFSCSETNAQPAPPVVVQSVLPDEGCCGTDLSCFNNQDICQYIDHSFAFWKEKEAEIFDLEH, from the exons ATGGCCTCGAGCTCATCTCCAATCGCTCCCGAAAGACAAATGACAGGATCCGTGCAGTACATCCACACAGCCTCCTCAG TGATGACATCATTCAACCAGCTGAAGCCTCCAGAGCCAGATCTCACTCTGATGTCCCACATCAAGTCCATCAAGTCACTGAGGCGGGCTGGCCTCACTACAGCCATTTTTACTGGACAAACG AAGGTGCCGCCGGAAGAACCCCTCATGGATGCCATCTTGGCCGACACGGAGGCTCTGGTGCCCACTCACGACGAGGACGGCCGCCCCATCGCCGAGTGGAAACGTCAGGTGATGGTGACATGGATGCAAACGCAACTGCGGGAGGACCACCCGTGCAAACGA gacctgatgaggcctgagtggCCGCCTGTGCACGGCTGGAAGTTCTCCCAGAGCCACAATGCTCTTCTTGGGCCCTTTGGTGAGCTTCTAACCGAAGAAGACTTGCTGTATCTGCAAAAGCAGATTGAGCTCTTGTGCCTCCAGAAGCGTCAGCGGGCTTACGAGCTGGAGCTGACCAGGTTGATGAAGGAACTCAGGTCTGTGTTACCGGACCAGATTGTGAACATCTCTTGGAACCAGGAGGCTCTGCGGCAGCTGGACCAACAGGGAAGCCGAGCACTGCCGCTCTGGTGCGGCCGCATCTCCGAGATAATCAGGACTGTGTCGCTGATGGTGGCCAACCTGACCCAGACCACGACGGAGGCCGGCATGAAGGGACCGCAGGGTTCAAGGGACGGTCTGGAAGTAGACCAGCTCAAGAAAATGCTGCCGGAACCAAACGGACATCAGTCAGTGTCCATTTCGGGTCATCACTTGGACAGCAATAGGGAACGAGCAGAGAAGGAGATCCGTCAGTCTGGAGTGTCCGTCAAAAACCTGCGAGCCAACTTTGAAGGGCAAATTGGCGCCACATATCCATTTGCCGGGGTGGTTCCGGTTAGCCTGGCCTTAAAGGACAAGTTGGTAGGGATGAACGAGCCAAAAGGTGATGTAACATTGAGCAGCGTTTCACCCGTGAGAGAGACCACAAGTCTCAGGAAAGAACGCATAGTCGTGCTGTTCCTCAGTTACTGGAAAAGGTCAGCTGCGGCCATCTCCAACCGGGCGGCCGTGCGGAATGCCGAATGGCCAGGAGGCCAGCAGGAAAGCCCCTCCCTCTTTCGCTTATGCCAAAAGCGAAGTGCGGTGGACAAGATGTTGACTTCCTGGAAGAAGAAACTCCAGCTGCGTGCTGCTCAAACGTTCCCTGTGACCTCGTCCGAAAGTCCAGTTCGTGTCTTCTCTCCGGAACAATTCTTGTCCGAAACAGCCGCGAGCCACGATGGCTTGACCTTGGAGCTCTTCATCCTGGGCTACGTCAACATTTTGGAGCAGGAGTTGTCGCCGCTTGAGAGGAAGATGAGGCATCTGCTCTGCTTCGAAGTCTTTGACCATCTGGGGACTTTCCCTTGGGAGACCGTGCGGGAATTCCACAAGGTGGTTCTGGAGGAAATCCGAGCCGGAAGGCGATGTTGGAGCGACGGCTTCGATGACATCAAACGACGATTCTTCAGCTGCTCGGAGACAAACGCCCAGCCGGCGCCGCCGGTTGTAGTTCAGAGTGTTTTGCCGGATGAGGGCTGTTGCGGCACGGACTTGTCCTGTTTCAACAACCAAGATATTTGTCAATATATTGATCACAGCTTTGCTTTCTGGAAGGAGAAGGAGGCAGAGATCTTTGATCTTGAACATTAG
- the rab6bb gene encoding RAB6B, member RAS oncogene family b: protein MSAGGDLGNPLRKFKLVFLGEQSVGKTSLITRFMYDSFDNTYQATIGIDFLSKTMYLEDRTVRLQLWDTAGQERFRSLIPSYIRDSTVAVVVYDITNVNSFQQTCKWIDDVRTERGSDVIIMLVGNKTDLEEKRQITIEEGEQRAKELNVMFIETSAKTGCNVKQLFRRVAAALPGMESLDDANPEGMIDIKLDKPAEPSVPEAGCSC from the exons ATGTCAGCCGGAGGAGATTTGGGGAACCCCCTGCGGAAATTTAAACTCGTCTTTTTGGGAGAGCAGAGCG TGGGAAAAACGTCTCTCATCACCAGATTCATGTATGACAGTTTTGACAACACATACCAG GCTACCATTGGGATCGACTTCCTCTCCAAGACCATGTACCTGGAGGACCGAACA GTGAGGCTGCAGCTGTGGGACACGGCCGGACAAGAACGCTTCCGGAGCCTCATCCCGAGCTACATACGAGACTCCACGGTGGCTGTGGTGGTCTACGACATCACAA ATGTCAACTCGTTTCAGCAGACCTGCAAGTGGATCGACGACGTCAGGACCGAGAGAGGAAGTGATGTCATCATCATGCTGGTGGGCAACAAGACGGACCTGGAGGAGAAGAG GCAAATCACCATCGAGGAGGGAGAGCAGAGAGCCAAAGAGCTGAACGTCATGTTCATTGAGACCAGCGCCAAGACGGGCTGCAATGTCAAGCAG CTGTTTCGTCGCGTCGCAGCAGCTCTTCCCGGGATGGAGAGCCTTGATGATGCCAATCCTGAAGGCA TGATCGACATCAAGCTGGACAAACCGGCGGAGCCGAGCGTCCCCGAGGCCGGGTGCTCATGTTAA
- the aire gene encoding autoimmune regulator → MWQTVTLVVDSVEGIWVSLRVHYCTPCHWIPRPHPVHEKGHSGESAVSLKCIMSLAEANLGSLLRGLRTDIAMAVHDAFPLVHGLADKNIISEQMLKDMEAEARRDGIHKAMYSLLSWVLEQSTSTIKAFWRNLNKAYNLDSYPKLQALLHKASDGKRKKRSREDREDQYRAKTSAGTAGSSKKSIKPPGDFYKSKAVMATFQHQRETIAASGQNHHNDDECAVCKDGGELICCDGCPRAFHLTCLDPPLASVPSGSWCCKDCSGTGHQVQKSQHALQWADSCGFCHLGGEDLSRCLQCSQPYHHHCHFPLGTSICLSCSIAKEAKSLPQRAGSSLSHSFKSVFVFYDGFTAPTCFLWRHEINTITTESGDIRAARSGFLESSRLISRGSTSEFCSTTEAKKSRIFCLNSDLLENGDVRKPRFDCILLEKGGTMTCLLFTVFQLPASVHNPCGHEQNSSVHKDQLDELDSILGDASLDGLLQWAFHNIPQPLHGGYQ, encoded by the exons ATGTGGCAGACAGTTACATTAGTGGTGGATTCAGTTGAAGGAATTTGGGTGTCCCTCAGGGTACACTACTGCACCCCATGTCATTGGATTCCAAG GCCACACCCTGTCCATGAAAAAGGGCACTCCGGCGAGTCGGCGGTCTCACTCAAGTGCATCATGTCCCTCGCCGAGGCCAACCTGGGCTCGCTCTTGAGAGGTCTTCGCACGGACATCGCCATGGCCGTGCACGACGCCTTCCCTCTGGTTCACGGCTTGGCTGACAAGAACATCATCAGTGAGCAGATGCTGAAG GACATGGAGGCGGAGGCACGGCGAGACGGGATCCACAAGGCCATGTACTCTCTGCTCTCTTGGGTATTGGAGCAGAGCACCTCCACCATCAAGGCCTTCTGGAGGAACCTGAACAAGGCCTATAACCTGGACAGCTATCCCAAACTGCAAGCATTGCTCCACAAAGCCA GTGATGGCAAGAGGAAAAAGAGGAGCCGCGAGGATAGAGAAGATCAATATCGCGCCAAGACGAGCGCTGGAACTGCAG GGTCCTCCAAAAAGTCCATCAAGCCGCCAGGAGACTTTTACAAATCCAAAGCTGTCATGGCAACCTTTCAACACCAGAGGGAGACAATAGCAGCCTCTGGACAG AACCATCACAACGACGACGAGTGCGCCGTGTGCAAAGATGGAGGCGAGTTGATCTGTTGTGACGGATGTCCTCGAGCGTTCCACTTAACCTGCCTGGACCCTCCGCTGGCATCTGTCCCGAG TGGTTCTTGGTGTTGTAAAGACTGCAGCGGCACAGGGCACCAAGTACAGAAAAGCCAACATGCTTTGCAA TGGGCAGACTCGTGTGGTTTTTGTCACCTGGGAGGAGAGGACCTCAGTCGCTGCCTCCAGTGTTCCCAGCCTTAccaccaccactgccacttcCCGCT CGGGACATCCATCTGTCTGTCATGCTCCATCGCAAAGGAAGCCAAATCCTTACCACAG cgcgccgggaGTTCACTGTCGCATtcttttaagagcgtctttgttttttatgatggctttactgctcccacttgctttctttggaggcatgagattaatacaataacaacggagtcaggcgacatccgggccgcgcggtcagGTTTTCTCgagtcctcccggctcatctcgcgaggttcgacctccgaattttgttcgacaactgaagcaaaaaaatctcgaattttttgcttgaattccgatttgttagAGAAcggggacgttcgaaaaccgaggtttgactgtattctcCTTGAAAAAGGGGGCACAATGACCTGCCTGCTTTTTACTGTTTTTCAGCTTCCCGCATCGGTCCATAATCCATGTGGCCACGAACAGAACTCATCTGTACACAAAGACCAATTGGATGAATTGGACTCCATCCTTGGAGAC gCGTCCCTGGATGGCCTCCTGCAATGGGCTTTTCACAACATCCCTCAACCTCTTCACGGAGGCTATCAGTGA